Proteins encoded together in one Juglans regia cultivar Chandler chromosome 9, Walnut 2.0, whole genome shotgun sequence window:
- the LOC108993125 gene encoding cell division cycle protein 123 homolog gives MKEEEVNRCQIQEWYPRFKSVSIKTQIHELPEPFIQYLLDDSSPFLLPISISNDDALPNRVHKPEEEEDYQVSEGSDDDSEPPSPPPSFPELELKIKESIESLGGAIFPKLNWSAPKDSAWISSTGSLRCTNFSEIALLLRSSDSLIHDLCHAYDSCGDKSSSRPPSFFLALRKWYSSLRPEMEFRCFVRGHNLVGISQREVTTFYPLLLEKKNYFERLIQEFYEAIVHLKFESENYTFDVYVTKDERIKVLDFNPWGAFTLPMLFDWEELEETSREEGKTVDFRIVESQCAVRPGLKTAVPYDYLDVGPGSGWDQFLRSADDEYQRQTRFTEAGA, from the coding sequence atgaaggaagaagaagtgaatcGATGCCAGATTCAGGAGTGGTATCCGAGATTTAAATCCGTGTCCATTAAAACCCAAATTCATGAACTTCCCGAACCCTTTATCCAATACCTTCTTGACGATTCTTCCCCTTTCCTGTTACCTATCTCCATCTCGAATGATGATGCCCTGCCCAATCGAGTTCATAAACCCGAAGAGGAAGAAGACTATCAGGTATCAGAAGGATCCGACGACGATTCAGAACCACCTTCGCCTCCCCCTTCTTTTCCTGAACTCGAATTGAAGATTAAGGAGTCAATCGAATCTCTTGGCGGTGCAATCTTCCCTAAATTGAATTGGAGTGCACCAAAAGACTCTGCTTGGATTAGCTCAACAGGGAGTCTCCGATGCACTAATTTTAGTGAGATTGCGCTCTTGCTGCGATCATCTGACTCGTTGATCCATGATTTGTGTCATGCATATGATTCGTGCGGTGATAAGTCCTCATCAAGACCACCGAGTTTCTTCCTTGCACTCCGCAAGTGGTACTCATCCCTTAGGCCGGAGATGGAATTCCGTTGTTTCGTACGGGGTCACAACCTCGTCGGTATTTCCCAGCGTGAGGTCACGACCTTTTATCCTCTTCTTCtggagaagaaaaattattttgagcgATTGATCCAGGAATTTTATGAAGCTATTGTACATCTAAAATTTGAGTCGGAGAATTATACGTTTGATGTTTATGTTACCAAGGATGAGCGGATCAAGGTTTTGGATTTCAACCCTTGGGGTGCATTTACATTGCCTATGTTATTTGATTGGGAGGAGTTAGAAGAGACTAGTAGGGAAGAAGGAAAGACAGTGGATTTCAGAATCGTGGAGAGTCAGTGCGCTGTTAGGCCTGGTTTGAAGACAGCAGTGCCATATGATTACTTGGATGTCGGCCCCGGAAGTGGCTGGGATCAATTTCTAAGGAGTGCTGACGATGAGTATCAGAGGCAGACGAGGTTTACTGAAGCAGGTGCTTGA